In one Dermatophilaceae bacterium Sec6.4 genomic region, the following are encoded:
- a CDS encoding histidine kinase produces MERRRIARDLHDGAQQHIVFRGLMARQLSLSATDPDVAASAAGIADGMTGLLAGFRDLIAGIMPAPLLDRGLLPAVHLLAERMPIPTTVTAYVPAGELPTDAESTLYFTVSEALTNVVKLAAATSTQVGINRVGDNPRW; encoded by the coding sequence GTGGAGCGTCGGAGAATTGCGCGCGACCTGCACGATGGGGCGCAGCAACACATCGTCTTCCGGGGGCTGATGGCTCGACAGCTGAGTCTCAGTGCCACCGACCCGGACGTGGCAGCGTCGGCTGCCGGTATCGCCGACGGTATGACCGGTCTCCTGGCCGGGTTCCGCGACCTGATCGCGGGAATCATGCCTGCACCGTTGCTCGATCGGGGACTACTACCAGCGGTGCATTTGCTGGCCGAGAGAATGCCGATTCCAACGACTGTGACAGCGTACGTACCGGCCGGTGAGCTGCCCACGGACGCCGAATCGACGCTGTACTTCACGGTCTCTGAAGCCTTGACGAACGTCGTGAAGCTCGCAGCGGCCACGTCGACGCAGGTCGGCATCAACAGGGTCGGTGATAACCCTCGGTGGTGA
- a CDS encoding amidase, with translation MESYELTLSAAADAIAAKQLSPVELTESVIGQIERHETQVCAFAALTLDQARESARIAEAEIAISGPRSRLHGIPMGVKDLFDTQGVLSTSSSQTRAGRVAASDSAVSARLRAAGSVLIGQTHTHEYAYGVLTPTTHNPWDLTRTPGGSSGGSGAALAARMVLGAVGTDTGGSIRIPSALNGITGLKPTFGRVSRHGVTPLCWALDHAGPMARTVLDTAELLQVIAGYDPRDPGSLDVPVPDYTTGLGNGVKHMTLGVPTNYFFDHIEPDVEAAFRAALTVLESSGATIRQVELPLSQTYLATEYALFVAEASSYHQGTLRAKADLYQPDVRALLEAGELLYATDYIRAQRVRELIKQGWRQMFQDYGIDAVLAPTLPAVAVRADDPTVRWSDGSADSAINAYVITSAPGNLTGLPSLSVPCGFDRQGLPIGIQIIGRPFDEPLVLRVGSTFESDTDFANRMPTGLG, from the coding sequence ATGGAGTCCTACGAGCTGACCCTGAGCGCCGCTGCCGACGCCATCGCGGCCAAGCAGCTCTCCCCGGTCGAGCTGACGGAATCGGTCATCGGGCAGATTGAACGCCACGAGACTCAGGTATGCGCGTTTGCGGCACTCACTCTCGATCAGGCTCGCGAATCCGCCCGGATCGCCGAGGCCGAGATCGCAATATCGGGGCCGCGTAGCCGACTGCACGGGATACCGATGGGCGTCAAAGACCTGTTCGACACGCAGGGCGTCCTGTCCACGTCGAGCTCACAGACCAGGGCGGGGCGGGTCGCAGCCTCGGACTCGGCCGTCTCGGCACGGTTACGCGCAGCGGGCAGCGTCCTGATCGGCCAGACACACACCCATGAGTACGCCTACGGCGTCCTGACCCCGACAACCCACAACCCCTGGGATCTGACGCGTACGCCCGGTGGATCCAGTGGTGGCTCCGGTGCCGCATTGGCTGCCCGGATGGTGCTCGGGGCGGTCGGCACCGACACGGGAGGATCCATCCGGATCCCCTCAGCACTCAATGGCATTACCGGGCTAAAGCCCACGTTCGGGCGAGTATCCCGACACGGTGTCACGCCTCTGTGTTGGGCGCTGGACCACGCCGGCCCGATGGCTCGGACCGTTCTCGATACCGCGGAGCTGCTTCAGGTCATCGCGGGTTACGACCCGCGTGATCCGGGGAGCTTGGATGTACCGGTGCCCGACTACACCACCGGGTTGGGCAACGGGGTGAAGCACATGACGCTCGGGGTGCCGACCAACTACTTCTTCGACCACATCGAGCCGGATGTCGAGGCCGCCTTCCGGGCCGCCCTCACGGTGCTCGAGTCGTCGGGCGCCACTATTCGCCAGGTCGAGCTTCCGTTGTCACAGACCTACCTAGCCACCGAGTACGCATTGTTCGTGGCGGAGGCGAGCAGCTACCACCAGGGCACTCTGCGCGCCAAGGCCGACCTCTATCAGCCCGACGTGCGGGCACTGTTGGAGGCCGGTGAGCTGCTGTACGCGACCGACTACATCCGCGCGCAGCGCGTCCGCGAGCTGATCAAGCAGGGCTGGAGACAGATGTTCCAGGATTACGGCATCGACGCGGTGCTCGCGCCGACCCTCCCCGCCGTAGCGGTACGCGCAGACGACCCGACCGTGCGGTGGTCTGACGGCAGTGCGGACTCGGCGATCAACGCGTACGTCATCACATCGGCGCCAGGTAACCTCACCGGGCTGCCGTCGCTGTCGGTGCCGTGCGGATTCGACAGGCAGGGCCTACCGATCGGCATTCAGATCATCGGCAGACCGTTCGACGAGCCGCTGGTGCTGCGTGTCGGGTCGACATTCGAGTCAGACACCGACTTCGCCAACCGGATGCCGACCGGCCTGGGCTGA
- a CDS encoding aminoglycoside phosphotransferase family protein yields the protein MTFHEDELGIDEPLVRALVDRYFPRFAGLPLRRMRASGSSNALFRLGVDFLVRLPRQPGGSQTIAKEARWVPHMAPELTVSIPEIVGVGEPDLGYPESWSIVHWIDGKTPAAPSHTGGTTDRLARDLAGVVRALGEVTVPTTAMTDTSLSWYRGGPLAAMDEIIRHYLGQCRTLHGLHLDLDACLQVWEEAMTMPGASEVTTPRWLHGDLLAENLLVHEDRLVAVLDFGGLAVGDPTVDLMVGWELLDPAGREKFRSALQVEESTWLRGRAWALAIAIMTFPYYWSSMPERCASRLVMARSVLADTGLLAE from the coding sequence GTGACCTTTCATGAGGATGAACTCGGGATCGACGAGCCACTGGTGCGTGCGCTGGTTGATCGGTACTTTCCCCGATTCGCCGGGCTACCCCTTCGGCGGATGCGCGCTTCGGGATCCAGCAACGCGCTCTTCCGGCTCGGTGTTGACTTCCTGGTTCGGTTGCCTCGCCAGCCCGGCGGGTCGCAGACCATCGCAAAGGAAGCGCGTTGGGTTCCGCACATGGCGCCCGAGCTGACGGTGTCGATCCCGGAGATCGTGGGTGTTGGCGAGCCTGACCTTGGGTACCCGGAGTCTTGGTCGATCGTGCACTGGATCGATGGAAAAACACCTGCCGCGCCGTCCCATACCGGTGGGACGACCGATCGGCTTGCTCGTGACCTGGCGGGTGTCGTGCGCGCCCTGGGCGAGGTGACCGTGCCGACCACGGCGATGACTGACACGTCGTTGAGCTGGTATCGGGGCGGCCCGCTGGCGGCGATGGACGAGATCATTCGGCATTACCTTGGTCAGTGCCGCACGCTGCACGGCCTGCATCTTGATCTAGATGCGTGCCTGCAGGTCTGGGAAGAGGCAATGACAATGCCCGGTGCCAGCGAGGTGACTACGCCGCGATGGCTCCACGGTGACCTGCTCGCTGAGAACCTGCTCGTGCACGAAGACCGATTGGTCGCGGTGCTCGATTTCGGTGGCCTTGCGGTCGGCGACCCCACCGTCGATCTGATGGTGGGATGGGAACTGCTCGATCCAGCCGGACGCGAAAAGTTCCGCTCAGCTTTGCAGGTCGAGGAGTCGACCTGGTTGCGTGGGCGGGCCTGGGCCCTCGCCATCGCGATCATGACCTTTCCGTACTACTGGTCGAGCATGCCCGAGCGATGCGCAAGCCGGCTGGTGATGGCCCGCTCGGTGCTCGCCGATACCGGCCTGCTCGCGGAATGA
- the uvrA gene encoding excinuclease ABC subunit UvrA, protein MPHDLNDHFVHVRGASENNLKNIDVDLPRNAMVAFTGVSGSGKSSLAFGTLYAEAQRRYFESVAPYARRLLQQVGAPHVQEITGLPPAVALQQRRGAPSSRSTVGTLTTLSNLVRILYSRAGTYPDGMERLLAEAFSPNTAAGACAECHGLGEAHDVAEDLLVPDHSLSIRDGAIAAWPGAWQGKNLLRVTNTVGIDVDVPWRDLPKKDRDWLLYTDEQPRVLIDRRGEPDDSTGRDYYGTFWSARKYIRHTLADTKSQMMRDKAMRFVRSDTCPVCGGTGLRVDALTVTVRGLNIGQLSALSFTDLVELLRPVAELTHAGAATSFADSGEVTEVAVRICTDLVDRIQVLLDLGLGYLSLGRNSTTLSPGEAQRLRIATQLRSGLFGVVYVLDEPSAGLHPADAEPLLDVLDKLKSSGNSLFVVEHDMDVVRRADWIVDIGPEAGEGGGHVLYSGPVAGLEHVEASVTGRYLFGRAEPLARPQRTPHGWLRLTGVSRHNLTDLCVDIPLCVLTAVTGVSGSGKSTLVTQVLAELVRQHLGQAGDGPEDHGFEVDVDDATGLDAFDRLVRVDQRPIGRTPRSNLATYTGLFDAVRKLYAATPEAQARGYGAGRFSFNVAEGRCVTCQGEGFVSVELIFLPGTYAPCPTCHGTRYNPETLQIEYRGKNVADVLALSVEEAADFLADVPTAARSLTTLREVGLGYLRLGQPATELSGGEAQRIKLATELQRARRGHALYLLDEPTAGLHPADIALLVHQLHRLVDAGNTVVLVEHDLDTIISADWVIDLGPGGGDKGGCVMATGTPETVARTAASATAPYLLARLSPDRASSPAD, encoded by the coding sequence GTGCCCCATGACCTCAACGATCACTTCGTTCACGTCCGCGGAGCCAGCGAGAACAATCTCAAGAACATCGACGTCGACCTGCCGCGCAACGCGATGGTCGCCTTCACCGGTGTATCGGGCTCCGGCAAGTCCTCGCTCGCCTTCGGCACGCTGTACGCCGAGGCCCAGCGTCGCTACTTCGAATCGGTGGCGCCCTACGCCCGCAGGTTGCTGCAGCAGGTCGGTGCACCGCACGTACAGGAGATCACCGGCCTGCCGCCCGCGGTCGCGCTGCAGCAGCGGCGCGGTGCACCCAGTTCCCGCTCGACAGTAGGCACGCTGACCACCTTGTCGAACCTGGTACGGATTCTCTACTCGCGCGCTGGCACCTACCCCGATGGCATGGAACGGCTACTGGCTGAGGCATTCTCGCCGAACACCGCAGCCGGAGCCTGCGCCGAGTGCCACGGCCTCGGCGAGGCCCACGACGTCGCCGAGGACCTGCTCGTACCCGACCATTCGCTCAGCATCCGCGACGGTGCGATCGCCGCGTGGCCGGGCGCCTGGCAGGGCAAAAATCTGCTGCGGGTCACCAACACCGTCGGTATCGACGTCGACGTCCCCTGGCGCGACCTCCCCAAGAAGGACCGCGACTGGCTGCTCTACACCGACGAGCAGCCGCGAGTGCTCATCGACCGACGCGGAGAGCCCGACGACTCCACCGGCCGGGACTACTACGGCACCTTCTGGAGTGCCCGCAAGTACATCCGACACACGCTGGCCGACACCAAGAGTCAGATGATGCGGGACAAGGCGATGCGCTTCGTGCGCAGCGACACCTGTCCGGTCTGTGGTGGCACCGGGCTACGGGTGGATGCGCTGACGGTCACCGTACGAGGCCTGAACATCGGACAGCTGAGCGCGTTGTCGTTCACCGACCTGGTGGAGCTGCTCCGACCGGTGGCCGAACTGACCCATGCGGGCGCAGCGACGTCCTTTGCTGATTCCGGAGAAGTCACCGAGGTGGCGGTGCGCATCTGTACCGACCTCGTGGACCGCATCCAGGTATTGCTCGACCTGGGCCTGGGCTACCTATCGCTCGGCCGCAACTCCACCACTCTTTCCCCCGGTGAGGCGCAGCGACTTCGGATCGCCACTCAGCTGCGGTCGGGTCTCTTCGGAGTCGTCTACGTCCTCGATGAGCCGTCGGCGGGGCTGCACCCGGCCGATGCCGAGCCGCTCCTGGACGTGCTGGACAAGCTGAAGAGCTCTGGCAACTCACTCTTCGTGGTCGAACACGACATGGACGTCGTACGCCGTGCGGACTGGATCGTCGACATCGGCCCCGAAGCGGGTGAAGGGGGCGGACACGTCCTCTACTCCGGGCCGGTTGCCGGCCTCGAACACGTGGAGGCCTCGGTCACGGGTAGGTACCTCTTCGGCCGTGCGGAGCCACTTGCGCGCCCCCAGCGCACCCCGCACGGTTGGCTGCGGCTGACCGGAGTCAGTCGGCACAACCTCACCGACCTCTGCGTCGACATACCGCTGTGCGTGCTGACAGCGGTCACCGGAGTGTCGGGGTCAGGCAAGTCGACGCTGGTCACCCAGGTGCTCGCCGAGTTGGTGCGACAGCACCTCGGCCAGGCGGGCGATGGTCCCGAGGACCACGGATTCGAGGTCGACGTCGACGACGCCACCGGCCTGGACGCCTTCGACCGACTCGTGCGGGTCGACCAACGCCCGATCGGTCGTACGCCGCGCTCCAATCTGGCGACCTACACCGGCCTCTTCGACGCCGTCCGCAAGCTGTACGCCGCGACGCCGGAGGCCCAGGCTCGTGGGTACGGCGCCGGTCGCTTCTCTTTCAACGTTGCAGAGGGACGCTGCGTGACCTGCCAGGGGGAAGGGTTCGTCTCGGTGGAGTTGATCTTCCTGCCCGGCACCTACGCGCCCTGCCCAACCTGCCACGGAACGCGCTACAACCCGGAGACGCTGCAGATCGAATACCGCGGCAAAAATGTCGCTGATGTCCTCGCCCTGTCGGTCGAAGAGGCAGCCGATTTCCTCGCCGATGTGCCGACCGCCGCGCGCAGCCTCACCACGCTGCGCGAAGTCGGCCTCGGCTATCTGCGCCTCGGCCAGCCGGCGACTGAACTCAGTGGCGGTGAAGCGCAGCGGATCAAGCTGGCGACCGAGCTGCAGCGCGCCCGCCGGGGGCACGCGCTCTACCTACTCGATGAACCCACGGCGGGACTACATCCTGCCGACATCGCATTGCTGGTGCATCAGCTGCACCGGCTGGTCGACGCCGGAAACACCGTGGTGCTGGTCGAGCACGATCTGGACACGATCATCAGCGCGGACTGGGTCATCGACCTCGGGCCCGGCGGTGGGGACAAGGGCGGCTGCGTGATGGCGACCGGCACCCCGGAAACTGTTGCCCGCACGGCAGCCAGCGCGACGGCGCCGTATCTGCTCGCTCGACTGTCTCCCGATCGCGCTAGCTCTCCTGCCGATTGA
- a CDS encoding amidohydrolase family protein, with product MLVTPMVSDGTNDDTQRKRPALFDAHLHIIDPRFPLTANHGYLPPAFTVQDYRSRTRHLNVVGGAVISGSFQGFDQTYLLDALTRLGPGFVGVTQLPASATTGQIESLTSAGVRAVRFNLFRGGGETLNHLADLAQRVHETAGWHTELYLDARDLPELEPILTALPQISIDHLGLSRHGFPALLRLAEHGAYVKATGFSRGDLDVPTALRDLAHANPSTLIAGTDLPSTRAPRPFRDADLDLIINVLGEHLTAGVLRDNACTLYRVAP from the coding sequence ATGCTGGTTACCCCAATGGTCTCCGATGGCACAAATGACGACACACAACGCAAGCGGCCGGCCTTGTTCGATGCGCACCTGCACATCATTGATCCCCGTTTCCCCTTGACGGCCAACCACGGGTATCTACCGCCGGCCTTTACCGTGCAGGACTACCGCAGCCGGACGAGGCATCTGAACGTCGTGGGAGGCGCAGTCATATCGGGCTCCTTCCAGGGTTTCGATCAGACCTACCTGCTCGATGCCCTTACCCGTCTCGGGCCCGGCTTCGTCGGCGTCACCCAACTGCCAGCCTCGGCCACGACCGGTCAGATTGAATCCCTCACCAGCGCCGGGGTGCGCGCGGTGCGGTTCAATCTGTTCCGCGGTGGCGGAGAGACACTGAACCACCTCGCGGACCTTGCCCAACGGGTCCACGAGACCGCCGGCTGGCACACCGAGCTCTACCTCGACGCCCGCGACCTGCCAGAACTGGAACCCATCTTGACGGCACTGCCCCAGATCAGCATCGATCACCTCGGCCTGTCCCGCCATGGGTTTCCGGCCCTACTGCGCCTGGCCGAACACGGCGCCTACGTCAAAGCAACCGGGTTCAGCCGCGGCGACCTGGACGTACCCACCGCCCTGCGAGATTTGGCACACGCCAACCCCTCAACGCTGATCGCCGGTACAGACCTGCCCTCCACTCGAGCACCCCGACCCTTCCGGGATGCCGATCTCGACCTGATCATCAACGTCCTCGGAGAACACCTCACCGCCGGGGTGCTACGCGATAACGCCTGCACGCTCTACCGGGTCGCACCCTGA
- a CDS encoding IS256 family transposase — protein sequence MLKVAQENRGSSEDSNEKIAVVEGGSLLDQIVRDGARQMLAAALQGEVAAYIDAFADQLDVDGHRLVVRNGFHEPREVSTAAGAVPVRAPRVNDKRIQEGTGARARFASAILPAWARKSPQVAEVLPLLYLHGLSSNDFAPALEQFLGSSHGLSPATITRLTTAWQGEADAFTKRSLSGTDYVYMWVDGIHLKVRLAQDKVCLLVMIGVRADGTKELIALEDGHRESTESWADLLRSCKRRGMAAPVLAAGDGALGFWAAVREVFPETREQRCWFHKIANVLNCLPESAQPGAKAALAEIWNAEDKTHAQAAARSFAKEYGTKWPKAAAKITDDLDVLLAFYDYPAEHWVHLRTTNPIESTFATVRLRQRVTKGPGSRAAGVAMAFKLIQSAQTRWRAVNAPHLVALVRAGATFKNGILIERPSDHESGGDQHVA from the coding sequence ATGCTCAAGGTAGCTCAGGAGAACCGCGGGTCCAGCGAGGACAGTAACGAAAAGATCGCCGTGGTTGAGGGCGGGTCGTTGCTGGATCAGATTGTGCGTGATGGTGCCCGGCAGATGCTTGCGGCAGCGTTGCAGGGTGAGGTCGCCGCGTATATCGACGCGTTCGCGGACCAGCTCGACGTTGATGGTCACCGGTTGGTGGTGCGTAACGGGTTCCACGAGCCGCGGGAGGTGAGCACTGCGGCGGGCGCGGTGCCGGTCCGGGCACCTCGGGTCAACGACAAGAGGATTCAGGAGGGCACTGGGGCGCGGGCCCGGTTCGCCTCAGCGATCCTGCCCGCGTGGGCGCGTAAGTCCCCGCAGGTCGCTGAAGTGCTGCCGTTGTTGTACCTACACGGTCTGTCGTCGAATGATTTCGCTCCGGCGTTGGAGCAGTTTCTAGGCAGTAGCCATGGCCTGTCACCGGCAACGATCACCCGGTTAACGACCGCGTGGCAAGGCGAGGCGGACGCGTTCACCAAGCGGTCCCTGTCCGGCACCGACTACGTGTACATGTGGGTGGACGGGATCCACCTCAAAGTTCGCCTGGCCCAGGACAAGGTGTGCCTGTTGGTGATGATTGGGGTCCGCGCTGATGGGACCAAAGAGTTGATCGCGTTGGAGGACGGGCACCGCGAATCGACCGAGTCCTGGGCGGACCTGCTGCGCTCGTGTAAACGCCGCGGGATGGCCGCCCCGGTCCTGGCAGCAGGCGATGGGGCGTTGGGGTTCTGGGCTGCTGTGCGCGAGGTGTTCCCCGAAACACGTGAGCAGCGGTGCTGGTTCCACAAGATCGCCAACGTCCTAAATTGCCTGCCGGAGTCCGCTCAGCCGGGCGCGAAAGCCGCACTGGCCGAAATTTGGAACGCCGAGGACAAGACGCACGCCCAGGCCGCGGCCAGGTCGTTCGCGAAGGAGTACGGCACGAAATGGCCCAAGGCTGCCGCGAAGATCACCGATGATCTGGACGTGTTGCTCGCGTTCTATGACTATCCGGCCGAGCATTGGGTCCACCTACGCACCACCAACCCCATCGAATCAACTTTCGCGACCGTCCGGTTGCGCCAACGGGTGACGAAAGGACCCGGCTCGAGGGCCGCGGGGGTCGCGATGGCCTTCAAGCTCATCCAGTCCGCCCAAACCAGATGGCGAGCAGTCAACGCACCCCACCTCGTCGCCCTCGTCCGAGCCGGCGCCACCTTCAAAAACGGCATCCTGATCGAACGACCCAGCGACCACGAATCAGGCGGTGATCAACACGTCGCGTGA
- a CDS encoding GNAT family N-acetyltransferase, translating to MADLHTERLILHPITTDEAERMIARQPGPQDAWADDFPFDGELIAATMFLRATIALGDQQPFGHYVIIRTADGLAVGGTGFKSQPSNGTVEIGYGLAPSARGKGFAAEAARALVELAGEQGILRVVADTDMGNTASQQTLENAGFTNTGIDGDLLLYERIT from the coding sequence GTGGCCGACCTGCATACGGAGCGATTGATCCTGCACCCCATCACTACCGATGAGGCCGAACGCATGATCGCCCGCCAACCGGGCCCACAAGACGCATGGGCAGACGACTTTCCCTTCGACGGCGAACTCATCGCCGCCACGATGTTCCTGCGCGCGACCATCGCGCTCGGTGACCAACAACCCTTCGGTCACTACGTGATCATCCGAACCGCAGACGGCCTGGCGGTGGGCGGAACCGGATTCAAGAGTCAGCCGAGCAACGGAACAGTCGAGATCGGCTATGGGCTCGCCCCATCCGCCCGTGGGAAAGGCTTCGCTGCGGAGGCCGCACGAGCCCTCGTCGAACTCGCTGGCGAGCAGGGAATCCTGCGCGTCGTCGCCGACACGGACATGGGCAACACCGCCTCCCAACAGACCCTTGAGAACGCCGGCTTCACCAACACCGGCATCGATGGAGATCTCCTCCTTTACGAGCGGATCACCTGA
- a CDS encoding SRPBCC family protein has translation MSQSPVTSVSTGPEQVSCQVLVPAEASVIFDLVADPHRHPELDGSGTVRARDVKGPDRLSVGAKFGVGMKMYGIPYAITSTCTALEDDHLVEWQHPMGHLWRWEFESAGPGMTMVTETFDYSTTKIPAVIRLTKTDQKNKVGITKTLEALVARFA, from the coding sequence GTGAGCCAATCCCCCGTGACGTCCGTCAGCACCGGTCCTGAGCAAGTCTCCTGCCAGGTGCTGGTGCCCGCCGAAGCGAGCGTAATTTTCGACCTGGTAGCCGACCCGCACCGTCACCCCGAGCTCGACGGGTCGGGCACCGTCCGCGCCCGCGACGTCAAAGGCCCCGACCGGCTGTCGGTCGGTGCGAAATTTGGGGTGGGAATGAAAATGTACGGTATTCCCTACGCCATCACCTCGACCTGCACCGCACTCGAGGATGATCACCTCGTGGAGTGGCAGCACCCGATGGGCCACCTGTGGCGTTGGGAGTTTGAATCTGCCGGACCGGGCATGACGATGGTCACCGAAACGTTCGACTACTCGACCACGAAGATCCCCGCGGTCATCCGTTTGACGAAGACCGACCAGAAGAACAAGGTCGGCATCACCAAAACCCTTGAGGCACTGGTCGCACGCTTCGCCTGA
- a CDS encoding serine hydrolase domain-containing protein yields MTVIIDTRIRSITKTVTGTVLMQLAQRGKLSLDDTTGKYVPGVLNGDEITLRQLADMTSGVASYTQSTTFYRHLLRQAPDGVHPAATPEGWPQRVAAVRPRREVQLRQYQQRPAGHGRPERDRPGPRSGLPPTLTDHPRELVCSSPAVRIFVALSTALGHTFTPPQQH; encoded by the coding sequence ATGACCGTCATCATCGACACCCGTATCCGCTCGATCACCAAAACCGTCACCGGCACCGTGCTGATGCAGCTCGCGCAGCGGGGCAAACTGTCGCTGGACGACACGACCGGTAAGTACGTGCCAGGGGTCCTCAACGGGGACGAGATCACGTTGCGTCAGCTCGCGGATATGACCAGCGGTGTCGCCAGTTACACGCAGAGCACCACCTTTTACCGACACCTACTTCGCCAAGCCCCAGACGGTGTTCACCCCGCGGCAACTCCTGAAGGTTGGCCCCAGCGAGTCGCCGCTGTTCGCCCCCGGCGCGAAGTTCAACTACGCCAATACCAACAGCGCCCTGCTGGTCATGGCCGTCCAGAACGTGACCGGCCGGGCCCTCGAAGCGGCCTACCACCGACTCTCACCGATCACCCGCGCGAGCTGGTCTGCTCCTCCCCGGCCGTGCGCATCTTCGTCGCCCTGTCGACGGCGCTCGGTCACACCTTCACCCCGCCCCAGCAACATTGA
- a CDS encoding serine hydrolase has translation MKRSEFLIGAGLSVAAAAVTGSASATEPASQPAAGKPRPLPVDTRIRVTSPPNPGTAVVESPAGGVSEALRMLPWLTGSTLIASRVPGLAIAVVHQGKTVFAQGYGVRQIGKPGRVDTRTVFQLASLSKPIGATVVARQVSRSQVKWDTPVTALLPHFALADPWVTSHLTIGDCYAHRSGLPPAAGDLLEDIGYGRDYVLHHLRDEPLAPFRSSYAYANFGLTIGAEAVARAAGIDWDTLSQQQLYGPLGMTSTSSRYRDFIARTNRAAMHAKVGKRFLPLYQRDADPQSPAGGVSSNVIDMAAWMKMVLAQGKIGHNQWIETTALLPAISAEMIQHPANDVLARPGQYGYGFNVGVQPGGRVTMGHSGAFAQGVGTAFTMIPSADIGIVVLTNGSPVGAAESLIASFLDIVQFGYLTRDWWKTYQPALAGLMDPVGDLVGVKPPKHPAPSAPTNALVGTYRNHYYGTAVVRRHGGILTMELGPRHRYTFTLNHWDGSTFSFIPTGENAPAGSLSSAKFVVSHGKASAVTLQFFDAQKHGTWTR, from the coding sequence ATGAAACGCAGTGAATTTCTCATCGGCGCCGGCCTGAGCGTCGCCGCCGCAGCAGTCACGGGTTCCGCATCAGCGACAGAACCGGCGTCGCAGCCGGCGGCCGGGAAACCTCGACCACTACCCGTGGACACCCGCATCCGAGTCACGTCCCCGCCGAATCCAGGCACGGCTGTCGTGGAGTCACCCGCAGGCGGCGTCAGCGAAGCGCTGAGAATGCTGCCATGGCTGACCGGCTCGACACTGATAGCGAGCAGGGTTCCCGGCCTGGCGATCGCCGTGGTTCACCAGGGCAAAACGGTGTTCGCGCAGGGATACGGCGTCCGCCAGATCGGTAAACCCGGCCGGGTCGATACCCGCACCGTCTTCCAGCTGGCGTCGCTGTCAAAGCCCATCGGTGCCACCGTCGTGGCCAGGCAGGTCTCACGCTCGCAGGTGAAGTGGGACACGCCAGTGACGGCGCTGTTGCCCCACTTCGCCCTCGCCGACCCGTGGGTCACCTCCCACCTGACCATCGGTGACTGCTACGCCCACCGCAGCGGTCTGCCACCGGCAGCCGGAGACCTGCTGGAGGACATCGGGTACGGCCGGGACTACGTGCTGCACCACCTGCGGGACGAACCTTTGGCCCCCTTCCGTAGCTCCTACGCCTACGCGAACTTCGGGCTGACGATCGGCGCCGAAGCGGTAGCGCGGGCGGCCGGTATCGACTGGGACACCCTGTCCCAACAGCAGCTGTACGGACCGCTGGGGATGACCTCGACCAGCTCCCGGTACCGCGACTTCATTGCACGGACCAACCGGGCCGCCATGCACGCAAAGGTCGGCAAACGGTTCCTACCGCTCTACCAACGCGACGCCGACCCACAGTCCCCCGCCGGCGGGGTCTCCTCCAACGTCATCGACATGGCCGCCTGGATGAAAATGGTCCTGGCCCAGGGCAAAATCGGTCACAACCAGTGGATCGAAACCACCGCCCTGCTGCCCGCCATCAGCGCCGAGATGATCCAACACCCGGCCAACGACGTATTGGCTCGTCCCGGTCAGTACGGCTACGGCTTCAACGTCGGGGTCCAACCCGGTGGTCGAGTGACGATGGGTCACTCCGGAGCCTTCGCCCAAGGAGTCGGCACCGCGTTCACCATGATCCCCAGCGCCGACATCGGCATCGTCGTACTCACCAACGGTTCGCCCGTGGGAGCCGCTGAATCACTCATCGCGTCGTTCCTGGACATCGTGCAGTTCGGCTACCTCACCCGCGACTGGTGGAAGACCTACCAACCGGCCCTGGCCGGTCTGATGGACCCCGTCGGCGACCTGGTCGGCGTCAAGCCACCGAAGCACCCAGCACCGTCCGCACCCACGAACGCTCTGGTCGGCACCTACCGGAACCACTACTACGGAACGGCGGTCGTGCGTCGGCACGGAGGTATCTTGACGATGGAACTCGGCCCCCGGCACCGGTACACCTTCACCCTCAACCACTGGGACGGCAGTACCTTCTCCTTCATACCGACCGGCGAGAACGCACCAGCCGGCTCGCTGTCCTCGGCCAAATTCGTGGTCTCCCACGGCAAGGCCTCCGCGGTGACCCTGCAATTCTTCGACGCTCAGAAGCACGGCACCTGGACGCGCTGA